One genomic window of Polyodon spathula isolate WHYD16114869_AA chromosome 8, ASM1765450v1, whole genome shotgun sequence includes the following:
- the LOC121319243 gene encoding alpha-tocopherol transfer protein-like: MAEDNDFTVAGPLEQPVVENEIRSLQHTYSCTLTPELVAKAREELQEKPEWRVRDIQALRDMVLKDYPNLRTRLDDGFLLRFLRARKFDYDKALQLLVNYHASRHSWPEVFHNLRPSTIKHVLDSGFLTVLPQPDPDGRLVLCLRPGKWRPSDYPFLDTIRAIYVTLEKLIQLEETQVNGLVILADYNGVGLAQASQLGPFLAKKVVGILQDGFPVRIKAVNIINEPRIFKGIFAIIKPFLKEKMAQRFILHGSDLNSLYQRIPSGILPEEYGGAAGKLNTADWSTTLQNSEEEFVVEFCQPDPLEGVALSDSMLFEGEPSEAQCDDSYRGVRSQLYYCY, from the exons ATGGCAGAAGATAATGACTTCACTGTTGCTGGACCTTTGGAGCAGCCTGTTGTTGAAAACGAGATTCGGTCGCTGCAACATACGTATTCCTGCACCCTAACACCGGAGCTGGTCGCTAAGGCTAGAGAGGAGCTTCAGGAGAAACCAGAATGGAGGGTCCGAGACATCCAGGCTCTCAGAGATATGGTCCTAAAAGATTACCCAAACCTCAGGACTCGATTAGATGACGGCTTCCTGTTGCGTTTTCTCCGGGCTAGGAAATTCGACTATGACAAAGCACTACAGCTCCTAGTCAACTACCATGCCAGTCGACACAGCTGGCCGGAGGTGTTCCACAATCTCAGGCCGTCGACAATAAAACATGTGCTGGACTCAGGGTTCCTAACTGTCCTACCGCAACCAGACCCAGACGGACGCCTTGTCTTGTGTCTCCGACCAG GGAAATGGAGACCTAGTGACTACCCCTTTTTAGACACTATCCGTGCAATATATGTGACTCTGGAGAAATTGATCCAGCTGGAGGAGACCCAGGTGAATGGGCTGGTTATTCTTGCAGACTACAATGGGGTTGGCTTGGCCCAAGCTTCTCAGTTAGGACCTTTCCTGGCCAAGAAAGTGGTGGGAATCCTTCAG GATGGATTTCCGGTTCGGATAAAGGCAGTCAACATCATAAATGAACCCAGGATTTTCAAGGGGATATTTGCCATCATCAAGCCTtttctgaaagagaagatggcacAAAGA TTTATTCTTCATGGATCAGACCTGAACTCCCTTTATCAAAGAATCCCCTCAGGCATCCTCCCTGAAGAGTATGGGGGCGCAGCTGGTAAACTGAATACTGCAGACTGGTCAACAACCCTCCAGAACTCTGAGGAGGAGTTTGTGGTGGAGTTCTGCCAGCCAGATCCACTAGAGGGCGTCGCTCTATCAGACTCTATGCTGTTTGAAGGGGAACCCTCTGAAGCACAATGCGATGATTCTTACAGGGGAGTGAGGTCACAGTTATATTACTGTTACTGA
- the LOC121320220 gene encoding uncharacterized protein LOC121320220 — protein MDASPATSLSFLYKNDPIYSLCAPDLMTASQAVNNNFIKEQKKLMQTLRRLDHQKLTRMRQMNEEKKQFAHLMKKKLAPTNRLLLHAPSGSSTIFTADRIIRTAFSTNTSFAVSDSRKSTAKSSDRRQSSAKHLTPESSPICRPDIQSGDNSLDAKTRKLKVSQAYFMSTIPLNMCKCGHSSNLLTRSESCLPVLQSHVG, from the exons ATGGATGCAAGCCCAGCCACCTCCTTGTCgtttttgtataaaaatgatCCTATTTATTCCCTTTGTGCTCCCGATCTGATGACAGCCTCTCAGGCTGTGAATAATAATTTCATCAAGGAGCAGAAAAAACTAATGCAG ACGTTAAGACGACTGGACCATCAGAAGCTGACCAGAATGCGACAGATGAATGAGGAGAAAAAACAGTTTGCTCACCTCATGAAGAAAAAGCTCGCCCCTACCAACAGACTCCTTCTTCACGCACCATCTGGAAGTTCAACGATATTCACTGCGGACAGAATCATACGAACAGCATTCTCCACCAACACCAGCTTCGCCGTCAGCGACAGCAGGAAAAGTACAGCGAAAAGCAGCGACCGCAGACAGAGCAGTGCTAAACACCTCACACCAGAGTCGAGCCCCATTTGCAGACCTGATATCCAGTCTGGTGACAACTCCCTTGATGCAAAGACCAGAAAGCTGAAA gtGTCACAAGCATACTTCATGTCCACAATACCTTTGAATATGTGTAAATGTGGTCACTCCAGTAACCTGCTGACAAGAAGTGAAAGCTGCCTACCTGTTCTGCAGTCACATGTTGGCTAG